From the Gemmatimonadaceae bacterium genome, the window GATCGCGAGGCCGAGCCCGGTGCCCACCCCCACGGCCTTGGTGGTGAAGAACGCGTCGAAGATCCGGGGAAGCACCTCCGGCGGGATCCCCGGGCCGGTGTCGCCCACCTCGATGACCACGCGATCGCCTTCGACGCGGGTGGACACGCGCACCTCATGGCGTTCCGCCTGGCCTTCCGGCAACGCCTGCGCCGCATTGACGAGCAGGTTGAGGAACACCTGTCCGAGCCGCGCCTCGTTGGCGTCGATGGCCGGTACGGCGTCGAACTGCGTGACGACCCGGGCGCGATGCCGGATCTCGTTCCACGCCATGCGCAACGACGATTCCAGAATCGGCTGCACATCCACCGGGTGGCGCTGCTCATGGTCGGGCGAACGCGAGAAGACCTTGAGGTCGCGGACGATGAACCGCACGCGCTGCGCGGCATCACGCGCTTCTTCGAGCGGCGAGCGGATGTCGTCCAGGATCCAGGACGCATCGCGGGCCGGCGCCGACGGCGACGGATGGCCCGGAGCGACGCTCATGCTCTCGACGATGAAGTCCAGGTTGGCGATGACCGCGGCGAGCGGGTTGTTGATCTCGTGGGCCACGCCGGCGGCCAGCATGCCCACCGACGCCATGCGATCGCTGACCATCAACTGCGACTGCATCTTCTTCTGCGCGGTGACGTTGCGGACTATGCCCAGGGCGCCGGTGAATGCGCCGTCGCCGTCCGACAGCGCGGATCCGGCGATGTTGACCGACACCTCCGTGCCGTCCTTGTGACGATACGTGGTGTCCACCATTCCATGCAGCCCCAGTTGCCGGCTTCTGAGCGATTCGTCGGCGATCTCCTTGCCGCCCGAGCCGATGATGCTGTACAGGCTCCGGCCGATCATCTCCGCCGGCTCGTAGCCGAGCATGTCCGCGAGCTGCCGGTTGACGAAGACGATGGTGAGGGTCTGGTCGGTCTTGATGATGCCGTCGGTGGTGGCTTCGACGATCTGGCGGTACTGCGCCTCGCTCTTGCGCAGGGCTTCTTCGGCGGCTCGACGGTGCGTCCGGTCGGTCATCATGCCGAGGGTGCCCATGTGGCGGCCGTCGGCGTCGTGGATGGGCGTGGTGCGGAGCATCACCCACAGCTCGGTGCCGTCCTTTCGCAGGTAGGTGACCTCGTGCTCCTCCGAGATGCCGCGCTCCGATTGTTGGAGGCGGCGCTCGGCGTTCGCCGTTTCTGCGGCGCCGATGCACCGATAGATGGACGTGCCGATGAGTTCGTCCACGGTGTAGCCGAGCATCTCGGCGACCTGCCGGTTGGCGAAGGTGATGATGCCGTCCGCATCGACGATGGAGATCCCTTCGTCGGTGGTCTCGACGATGCGGCGATAGCGTTCCTCGCTGGCGCGCAGGGCTTTCTGGGCGATGCTGAGCAGCACCGGCGTCTGGCTGGGGGTGTCGACCACGGCATCGATTTCCCGCGACAGCAGGGCGGCGATGGTCTCCTCGGCCTCGGCCAGACGTCGCGCGAGGGGTCGCGCATGCGGCGCCGCTTCGCGGATCATGATCCCCCCAGCGCGCGCAGCACGTGCGTGGCGTCGGAGAGACTGCCCACCACGTGCTGGACGGGCGCCGGGGACAGCTTGACCAGCGTGGGGGTCACGATGATCCCGTCGGCGAGCGCGCGCTGCGGGTGCGTGAGCAGATCGACGATCTCGATGTGGTGCGCTGATGGGAAGTGCTGGTCGCAGAGCGCCGTGAGATTGGCGATGGCGTGCAGGGAGTTGGGCGCATTGCCCGCGACGTACAGGCGCAGACGCAGCCTTGGCGCGGGTTTGGGCCGAAGGGGCGGCATGCTAGCGCCTGGCGTGGGGGGCCGCGCGATCGGCGTGCTCCCACTCCCATCGGGCCACGCCCATGAGCGCGCTCCCCTGGGGGATGACGGTGTCGGTGAGCGTGACGCCTTGGTCGGAGAGGGTCAATTCACGCACCTGATTGGAATGCCCCGTGCCGCGCGATTTGACGATCGTCAGGGCCCGGTTCCGCTCGCCGTCCCGGACGATGTAGGAGAGGTGGATCCAGGTGTCGGCGATGGTCGTGATCCCGGTGGTGGTGGCCTCGTTGGTGGAGAGACCGTCCATCCGCGAGGTGGACACGACCGTGATGCGCGCCACCTTGAGCATGTCGAGGAAGCGCTGCGCGGCATCGGCGGACGCCACGTGCGCGAGTTTGGTGGACAACGCGGACAGGGGATCGATCACGAGGCAGCGCGGTTGGTGCTCGATCGCCAGCGCTTTCAGTTGGCCGAACTGGTCCTCGACGTTGGGGCCGCGGGTTCGCGCCGAATGCATGGTGAGGAGGCCCGACGTCACGTACGGGGCCAGGTCGATGCCCACCGACCGGAGGTTGCGCACGATCTGGGCGGAGCCTTCGTCGAAGCTCACGAACATCGTGCGTTCGCCGCGGGCGCATGCGGCCGCCGCGAAGAGCCCGGCCAACGTGGACTTGGCGGTGCCCGGCGCGCCCGAGATGAGGACGTTGCTGCCCCGGAAGTAGCCGCCGCGCAGCATCTGGTCCAGGCGCGGGAGTCCCGATGATATCCGTTCGTTGGTGACTCTGTAGGTGAGCTCCACGGGGCCGCGCG encodes:
- a CDS encoding PAS domain S-box protein, with protein sequence MIREAAPHARPLARRLAEAEETIAALLSREIDAVVDTPSQTPVLLSIAQKALRASEERYRRIVETTDEGISIVDADGIITFANRQVAEMLGYTVDELIGTSIYRCIGAAETANAERRLQQSERGISEEHEVTYLRKDGTELWVMLRTTPIHDADGRHMGTLGMMTDRTHRRAAEEALRKSEAQYRQIVEATTDGIIKTDQTLTIVFVNRQLADMLGYEPAEMIGRSLYSIIGSGGKEIADESLRSRQLGLHGMVDTTYRHKDGTEVSVNIAGSALSDGDGAFTGALGIVRNVTAQKKMQSQLMVSDRMASVGMLAAGVAHEINNPLAAVIANLDFIVESMSVAPGHPSPSAPARDASWILDDIRSPLEEARDAAQRVRFIVRDLKVFSRSPDHEQRHPVDVQPILESSLRMAWNEIRHRARVVTQFDAVPAIDANEARLGQVFLNLLVNAAQALPEGQAERHEVRVSTRVEGDRVVIEVGDTGPGIPPEVLPRIFDAFFTTKAVGVGTGLGLAISHRIVADMGGALTVQSTQGQGTVFRVALPIASMTPVALPTDAPPATVHGRRGKILLVDDEPTIVRVAQRILATEHEVVATVSAREALARCAGGQRFDLILCDLMMPDMTGMDLHRELARIAPEQANRMIFLTGGAFTPQARTFLADPPKEYIEKPFDAANLRAIVHRHLRSMTPDPAPPSAPQ
- the kaiC gene encoding circadian clock protein KaiC, coding for MKPRISRGAVTKMPTGIEGFDEITHGGLPRGRTTLLLGGPGCGKTVFALQALVNGARQAKEAGIFVAFEESSRQIVANAATFGWDLPALVKKKLFFLDARLSPEVVKGGAFDLVGLLQALEEKAKEIHATRIVFDGFDVLLSLLDDPAMERREIYRVRDWLARTGLTGIITQKSGGVEADQRYAFLQFMVDCVIVLRIQVVDGSAFRSLRVMKFRGSGFLGDEFSITLGADALQLATRGPVELTYRVTNERISSGLPRLDQMLRGGYFRGSNVLISGAPGTAKSTLAGLFAAAACARGERTMFVSFDEGSAQIVRNLRSVGIDLAPYVTSGLLTMHSARTRGPNVEDQFGQLKALAIEHQPRCLVIDPLSALSTKLAHVASADAAQRFLDMLKVARITVVSTSRMDGLSTNEATTTGITTIADTWIHLSYIVRDGERNRALTIVKSRGTGHSNQVRELTLSDQGVTLTDTVIPQGSALMGVARWEWEHADRAAPHARR
- a CDS encoding circadian clock KaiB family protein — protein: MPPLRPKPAPRLRLRLYVAGNAPNSLHAIANLTALCDQHFPSAHHIEIVDLLTHPQRALADGIIVTPTLVKLSPAPVQHVVGSLSDATHVLRALGGS